Proteins co-encoded in one Neovison vison isolate M4711 chromosome 9, ASM_NN_V1, whole genome shotgun sequence genomic window:
- the PABIR1 gene encoding PPP2R1A-PPP2R2A-interacting phosphatase regulator 1: protein MAQEKMELDLELPPGTGGSPAEGGGSGAGGGLRRSNSAPLIHGLSDTSPVFQAEAPSARRNSTTFQNRHGLLLPASPVRMHSSRLHQIKQEEGMDLINRETVHEREVQNAMQISHSWEESFSLSDNDVEKSASPKRIDFIPVSPAPSPTRGIGKQCFSPSLQSFVSSNGLPPSPIPSPTTRFTTRRSQSPINCIRPSVLGPLKRKCEMETEYQPKRFFQGITNMLSSDVAQLSDPGVCVSSDTLDGNSSSAGSSCNSPAKVSTTTDSPVSPAQAASPFIPVDELSSK, encoded by the coding sequence ATGGCTCAGGAGAAGATGGAGCTAGACCTGGAGTTGCCTCCGGGTACTGGCGGGAGCCCGGCGGAGGGCGGCGGCAGTGGCGCCGGCGGGGGCCTCAGGAGGTCTAACAGCGCCCCCCTGATCCACGGCCTCAGTGACACTTCGCCGGTGTTCCAGGCCGAGGCGCCGAGCGCCAGGCGGAACAGCACAACGTTCCAGAACCGCCACGGCCTGCTCCTGCCGGCCTCCCCCGTCCGCATGCACAGCAGCCGCTTGCACCAGATCAAGCAGGAGGAGGGCATGGACTTGATCAACCGAGAGACCGTCCACGAGCGCGAGGTGCAGAACGCAATGCAGATAAGCCACTCCTGGGAGGAAAGTTTCAGCCTGAGTGACAACGACGTGGAGAAGTCCGCCTCCCCGAAGCGCATCGATTTCATTCCGGTGTCCCCAGCGCCGTCGCCCACCCGGGGGATCGGGAAGCAGTGTTTTTCACCCTCCTTGCAAAGTTTTGTGAGTAGCAACGGATTGCCTCCGAGCCCCATTCCCAGCCCAACGACTCGATTTACTACCCGGAGAAGCCAGAGTCCCATCAATTGCATTAGACCAAGTGTTCTTGGACcattgaaaagaaaatgtgaaatggaAACTGAGTATCAGCCAAAGAGATTTTTCCAGGGCATCACCAACATGCTTTCTTCTGACGTTGCACAGCTGTCAGATCCTGGCGTGTGTGTATCGTCGGATACCCTCGACGGAAACAGCAGCAGTGCGGGATCGTCGTGTAACTCACCAGCGAAAGTCAGCACTACCACCGACTCTCCTGTGTCGCCTGCCCAAGCGGCCTCTCCATTTATTCCAGTAGATGAACTTTCATCTAAGTGA